From the Candidatus Deferrimicrobiaceae bacterium genome, the window ATGGTGGCCACGGACGGACACCGGCTCGCGATCGCGGACGGGGAGGTCCCGAACCTCGCGGGGCTTCTGGGGGAAAAGCGCGTGCTCGTCCCGAGAAAAGGGCTGGTCGAGATCCGGAAGCTTTCCGACGGGGGGCCGGGCTCCCTGGAGCTTTCCGCCACGGAGAAGTTCCTTTTCGCCGGGAAGGGGGACACGGAGGTATGGGTCCGGCTTCTCGACGCGGATTTCCCGGATTACCGGCAGGTCGTTCCCAAGGAGAACCGGATCGTCGCGAACGTCCCCCGGGGGCCGTTTCTGGATGTCCTGAAGCGGGTGAGCGTCATGGCGCCGGACAAGGTGAACAGCATCCGGCTCTCGTTCTCGGGAAAGCAACTGGAAGTCTCCACGACCAGCCCGGACCTCGGAGAGGCGCGGGATCTTCTGCCGATCGAGTACGAGGGCGCCCCGGTAAAGATCGGGTTCAACGGGCGATATCTCCAGGACGCCATCGGCGGAATCTCCGAGGATACGGTCCGGCTGGAACTGAAGGACGAGGTGTCCCAGGTGATCGTGCGGCCGGCGACCGACAAGAGCTACCTCGCCATCATCATGCCGATGAGAATCCTCTAG encodes:
- the dnaN gene encoding DNA polymerase III subunit beta, yielding MAMNFTVDRDQFEGILSRIQGVAERRHTMPILSHTLLTAGPKAGPTGSPGLTLVASDLEIVIRCSQALDVVEPGSLALPARKLFDIAKVLPQGPVTLVGKEGNYVEISAGRGHFRLAGLGSEDFPEMPERPKGKPVAVDSETFRKLVDRVSPFATGDETRYNLSGVLLEKQEEEGKTVLRMVATDGHRLAIADGEVPNLAGLLGEKRVLVPRKGLVEIRKLSDGGPGSLELSATEKFLFAGKGDTEVWVRLLDADFPDYRQVVPKENRIVANVPRGPFLDVLKRVSVMAPDKVNSIRLSFSGKQLEVSTTSPDLGEARDLLPIEYEGAPVKIGFNGRYLQDAIGGISEDTVRLELKDEVSQVIVRPATDKSYLAIIMPMRIL